In Streptococcus parauberis NCFD 2020, the sequence GAACAATTGTTCTAAGATAACGTGGTACAGACTGAGGCATTCTAAATCCTAGGAAAAGTTCAACCTTCACCATGTAGTCTGTTCCCATCATATCAACTTTATACTTAGCAGTATATGGTTCATCGGTTACCTTAACATTAACAAACCAATACACCTTAGCACGTTTTGGTCTTTTATCCAAAATTGAGTAAAGAATGGATTTATCAATCATATTGTCTTGTAATCTATTTGTCAAATAAACAACGTTTGTTTGATAAAGATCAATTGCTTTATCATCACGTAAGGCTTTGATTTGATCTCTGTAATCCAATAGATTGAGTGATTTAACATATTTAAAGACAATTTTTGTCCCTTTATGCCAAATAAACATAACTGACACAATTCCTAAGGCAAGGATAACAACTACGTAACCACCGTGCATAAATTTAACAGCTGAAGCTGCAAAGAAAATGAATTCTATCAGTGCAAAGAATGACATAATAACATGAGCTATTACCGAGTTCATCCCCTCTTTAATTAAGTAATAATTTAAGAGTACGGTTGTCATCAACATAGTTATAGTGATAGCTAAGCCATAAGCTGCTTCCATATTAGCTGAATTTTTAAAGTAAAGCACCACACATGAGGTGATAAAACATAAGAGCCAGTTAATAACTGGAATATAAAGTTGTCCCAAGTTTTGACCTGGATAAGTAACTCTAAACAATGGAAAAATTTTAAGACGCATTGCTTCCGCAACCAATGTAAATGAACCAGTGATTAAAGCTTGTGAGGCAATGATTGCAGCAGCCGTAGCAATTAGCACCGCAAATACTCGGAAACTTTCTGGAACAGCAGCAAAGAAAGGATTTAATTCAATTCCACTATTACGGTTTGCCAAAATCCAAGCACCTTGACCACAATATGATAAAACGATACATATTTTAACAAAAGGCCAAGAGAAATAAACGTTACCCCGACCAACATGCCCTAAGTCAGAATAAAGAGCTTCTGCACCAGTTGTCGCAAGAAAAATTGAGCCTAGAATAAATATCCCACGATGATTTTCTGGACTTAATAAAAGATGTATCGCGTAATAGGGATTAATAGCTTTAAAAACTTCTAAATTTCCTAAGGCATTATATAGTCCTGTTAATCCTAAGAAACTGAACCAGACCAACATGACTGGTCCAAATAGCTTACCAATCAAACTCGTACCAAAACGTTGGATACTAAACAAACTTAATATTATTAGTAAAGTTGTAATAATAACATTGGTCTGATTTTGATAAATACTACTGATTCCTGGTACAGCTTTTAGTCCCTCAATTGCTGAAGTAACTGTGACTGCAGGTGTTAGGGCACCATCTGATAAAAGTGTTGCTCCACCAATCATTGCAGGTACAATCAACCATGGAGACATTTTTCTTACTAATGTATAAAGTGAGAAGATGCCACCTTCATGATGGTTATCAGCTTTTAAAGCAATCCAAACATATTTAATTGTTGTAATTAAAGTGAGGGTCCAAAATATCAAAGATATAGAACCAAGAATAAAGATTTCAGAAACACTAGATAAACCACCTTGGTTTTCAACCAAGGATTGCATTGTATAAAGAGGACTCGTTCCAATATCTCCATAAACAATTCCAAGTGCAATGATAAAACCGGCCTTCGATGCTTTATCAAAAGCAGCGTGATTGGCATTAGACATCCCAATCGTCCTCCTAAATTTCATAAAATACCAAAAAATGGTTGAAACCATTATAACAGATTATCAATAAAAAAGGAATTAAACTAAAAAGAAAAGTGCCGAGATCACTCAACACTTTCATTTTATTAGTTTGACTTGTTACGGATAACAAATCCCTTATCTTTACTTGAAGATTTTGTATCTTTATTGTAAAAATCTTTTGCATTGCGTTTAGGTTTACGTGAGCCAGTTGAACTTGCGTCATGGCTATCACGTTTATTTTTACGACGGTCGCCTTCACGATCATCACGAGATCCACCACGACGGTCATCACGTCTACCACGATTTCCACCACGGCCACGATCATTACGACCACGTCCGCCTTTACCACTCTTGCCACCACCATGGCCACCACCAACATATTTAAATGGTAATGGTTTTTCACGAGCGATTTCAACTTCTGGTTGATCAGCTGGATCTTGAACAGTTAAGCTTAAGATGTATAAAGCCAATTCTTCAGGTGTAAATTCAGAAGCAAGCTGGATGGCATCATCTTTGAATTTATCAAAGTTAGAACGAATCGTTTCATCTGCAAAATCACGTTCAATCTTTTTAAGAGCCACTTTCTTCTTAGCTTGAAAAGCTTCTTCAGCTGTCGCTGGTTTAAGTGGTGTCATTTGTTTCTTAGTGAGGTTCTCAATCATGCTTAAGTAACCCATTTCATTTGGGGAAACGAAAGTGATTGATTCACCTGATTTACCAGCACGGCCAGTACGTCCAATACGGTGAACATAGCTTTCTGGATCTTGAGTAATATCGTAGTTATAAACGTGAGTAACGTCAGAAATATCTAATCCACGCGCAGCCACGTCTGTTGCTACTAGAATATCAACTTGGTCACCTTTAAAATCACGAATAACACGTAAACGTTTATTCTGATCAAGGTCACCATGAATACCTTCAGCACGGAAACCACGTAATTTTAAACCACGAGTAATCTCGTCTACACGACGTTTTGTCCGACCAAATACAATTGAAAGTTCTGGTTGATCAACGTCCATCAAACGTGTCATAGTATCAAATTTTTCTTGTTCCTTAACACGAACGTAAAATTGTTCAACATTAACGTTAGTTAATTCTTTATTTTTAATTTGCACATGCTCAGGTTCTTTCATGAACTTAACACCAATTTGTTTAATCGGAGCTGGCATAGTAGCAGAAAATAGCAAAGTCTGACGATTAGCAGGAACTCGGCTGATGATTGCTTCGATATCTTCAAGGAATCCCATATTAAGCATTTCATCTGCTTCATCAAGGATTAATGTTTCAACATGATCTAATTTTAAGGCTTTACGCTTAATTAAATCTAATAGACGTCCTGGGGTACCAACTACAATATGAGCTCCTGATTTCAAAGCTTTAATTTGTTTGTCGATACTTGATCCACCGTAAACTGAGCGAACCTTAACGCCCTTATCACGACCAAAACGGAACAATTCTTCCTGACTCTGAACAGCAAGTTCACGAGTAGGTGCAATTACAAGAGCCTGAATGATATTTTCATCCGTACGGACCTTGTTTAAAGTTGGCAAACCAAATGCTGCTGTTTTACCAGTACCTGTTTGTGCCTGTCCAATAACATCTTTACCCTCAAGGGCTAATGGAATAGTCATCTCTTGGATTGGAGATGCTTTTTCAAAACCAGCTGTTACTACTGCTGATTGGATGTCTTCTGATAAGTTAAATTCTGTAAATTTCAAATGTTTCTCTTTTCTAAAAAGCAGTGCGAAGCTGCCTTATAAGCCTTTATAGTTCTGTCGTTCCATTAACAACTAGACTAGTGTAACACAATTAAAAATAAAAAGATAGGAAATATGTCATGTAAGTGTTTTTATGATATTATTGACTTATGAACTATAAAGGAATTGTATTTTTTGACTTAGATGGCACCTTACTTGATGCCACTTCACATGTTTCTGCGGATAATAGACTAGCATTGAATCAGCTAAGAGCCAATGGCTATTTACCTGTTATTGCAACTGGTCGTTCTGTACTTGAATTGGAAAATATATTAGAGGAATCAGGCATTTCTTCCGTAGCCATGCTTAATGGAATGGTAGTTCAAGTTGAAGGACAAATTATCTTCAAAGAAACAATTGATAACGCAGATATTGAGGAAACGCTCAAAATTGCAAATGAGCTTGGAGAAAGTATTGCATACTATACTCCAGATGAATTAGTCTTGGCTGGTTTATCTGAAGGCTTGAGAGGTCACTTTGCTTATTTTCATGGACCACTCCCTCGTATTGATAAAGATTATTTCAAAGAAGAAGATGTTAATATGCTTCTGGTAGGTGGGGCAGTTAAAAATAATGACCACTTCTACCAGGAAGGTGTTCCTAACCTAAAATTTTTACGGAATAGCCCCTTCTCTATTGATGTAGTCAAAAAAGGTTATAATAAGGGAACTGGTGTTGCTTTGATTAAAAAAGCCCTGCAGTCTGAGCACCTACCAACCTATGGCTTTGGTGACGGAGGAAATGATTTAGACTTACTAGCTGCCGTTGACCATCCAGTTGCTATGGAAAATGCCATTCCTGATCTGAAAGAATTAGCTGAATTTATTACCCATAAAAATACTGAAGACGGAATAGCTTTTGGACTTAGACATTATGGATTGATTTAAAAAATAAAAACCTAGTTATCTAAACTAGGTTTTTATTGAGCTTTACAATATGATTCTGCAAACATAGTATCACATTGTCCAAATGCAATTCAATCTTTGGTAATAGTGTTTCCAACCTTATCGTTTTAGTATGCTGAGATTGGATTAATTCCTATATCACTAATTGGACTATTTACTGATTGAGCAGAAAATGAAACGTTAGAACATTAGTGCAACATGAATAAAAACAGTATGAATTATCATACTGTTTTTATTTTTACATTTTTTCTTCTAATTTAACATCAGGATATTTATCCGCAAACCATCTTAGTGCAAAATCATTTTCAAATAAGAAGACAGGTTGATCGAAACGGTCTTTGGCTAAAATGTTTCGGCTTGATGACATACGTTGATCAAGGTCATCCTCACTAATCCAACGAACAGTCTTTTTACCCATTGGCGTCATGACAACCTCGGCATTGTATTCACCTTCCATACGATGTTTGAACACTTCAAACTGCAATTGACCAACTGCTCCTAACATATACTCGCCAGTTTGGAAATTTTTATAGAGTTGAACTGCACCTTCTTGAACCAATTGTTCCATTCCTTTATGGAATGATTTTTGTTTCATGACATTTTTTGCTGAGACTTTCATAAATAATTCAGGTGTAAAGGTTGGTAATGGTTCAAACTCAAATTTATTTTTACCAACTGTCAGTGTATCTCCAACTTGGTAAGTCCCAGTATCATAAACACCTATGATATCACCAGCTACTGCATTCTGAACATTCTCACGAGATTCTGCCATAAACTGTGTGACATTTGATAATTTGGCACCTTTACCTGTCCGGGTTAAATTGACAGACATCCCTTTTTCAAATTCCCCTGAGACAATCCTTACAAAGGCAATTCTGTCTCTGTGACGAGGATCCATATTTGCTTGAATTTTGAAGACAAATCCTGAAAAATCTTTGTCTAATGGATCAATCATTTTATCTTCAGTTGTTTTATGGCCGTGCGGTTCTGGAGCAAATTGCAAAAAGGTATCTAAGAAGGTTTGTACACCAAAGTTTGTTAAAGCTGAACCGAAAAATACAGGGGTCAATTCACCATCAAGAATAGCTTGTTTTGAAAATTCATTTCCAGCTTCTTCTAACAATTCAATGTCCTCTCGAGCCTGTTCATAGAAAGGATTGTTTGAGAAAAGTGAATTCCCTTCATCGAAATTAGCAAATCGTTGCTCGCCTTTATAAAGCTCTAAGCGTTGGTTGTGCAAATCATATAGACCTTCAAAAGCTCTTCCCATACCAATTGGCCAGTTCATTGGATAAGAGGCAATACCGAGTACTTCTTCAAGTTCTTCTAGTAATTCAAGTGGTTCACGACCATCTCTATCCAACTTATTGACAAAGGTAAACACTGGAATATTACGGTGTTTAACAACTTCAAATAACTTTTTAGTTTGTGCTTCAATCCCTTTTGCAGAGTCAATAACCATAACTGCTGCGTCTACCGCCATCAAAGTCCGGTAGGTATCCTCAGAGAAATCCTCATGCCCTGGAGTATCTAGGATATTAACGCGTTTTCCAGCATAATCAAATTGCATTACTGATGAAGTAACAGAGATACCACGTTGTTTCTCAATATCCATCCAGTCCGATTTAGCAAAGGTTCCGGTTTTTTTCCCTTTAACTGTACCTGCTTCGCGAATTTCTCCTCCAAAGTAAAGTAATTGCTCAGTAATTGTCGTTTTACCAGCATCCGGGTGACTGATGATGGCAAAAGTGCGACGTTTTTTTATTTCTTCATTTAATGACATATTATTTTCCTTGATTTAATCTTGTTATATTATGTTTTTTTGTTTTAAGATTACTTTTTTTACATTGGCTTTACTCCATTTAATTAACAAAAAAGAGTCATGTTTTAAACAACTCTTTCATTATATATGATTTTAGAAGCTTTCGCAATCTCTTACTTTCGAGCAACGACCTTTATCATTGTTTGACTATTTTCTTGACTCTTATCGAAGAGATATTCCACTGTTTTTATCATAACTGTTAGTCCACTGGTCACTACTATATAATTGAATACTAAATGATGGGAGTGAAAAATTGGAAGATCGGTTAAAAAACCGTAATTTCCTTTTGTCATAAGATTTACCATTAGGATGAAAAAATTAATATAGGCCAAATCTCTAAATAAAGCAGTTGGAGCCAAAGGTTGCTCTTGATAGTGATATAAGTATAGGAGACCATTCACCAATAGAGCATAATGACCTAAATAGAATGCAACATTGGTCACATGAAATAAGGAATAGGGATAAAAATCTGGTGAAATCAAAGCTAGGAATGTACCACCTATACCTAGTTTCATAAACAATTGCTTAAACCGACTACCATTTGGTAATAAAAATACGGCCAACATGGCAATCCGACAATGGTAAAAAGGCAATGCTTCATTTAGCGGAAAGCCCTTAAAGAGATACCAAATATATAGAGAAAAAATTTGTGTAATTTGAAGCCATATAAACATCTTGCCATAAAACTTTGAATCTTGTAATCTACTTGTCATCATCACTAGCATACAAGCTATAAGAATTGTTCCAAGATAAAAAACAGACGTAATATGTGGTATTCCAATTGGTTTTAAACTAAAAAAATCCATAAACATTCCTTTCTTTATCATATCATTATACCTTATAGTGATTTTCATAACAAGTTCATTAATTTAATAAAGTGTAAGAAAGTGTTTATAGATAATTATTAATTGTTTAGTTCTAAATACTCTACCAGTCGATCGAGGTGCATTGAATTGCTACCTTTCAAAAGAATCTGGTCATTTTGTCCTAGTTTTTCTTTTGTTAATTGGCAGAGCTCTTCAAATTGATCCAGCTGTTCATCTTTTTTGAAGAAATAAACATGCCCAATTGGGAACATCTGACTAGCTAATTGTGACAGTTCTTGAATGTCTTGTCCATAAAAAATTAATGTATCGATTTTCTCTGGACTCAGACTCATTATCAGTTTAGAATGCAAAGAAACGGAGTCAGGTCCTAGTTCTTTCATATCTGCAAGCACAGCAATTTTCTTGCCATCCGGATTATTAGGGATGTTAGAGAAAGTTTCGAGAATGAGTTGCATTGCTGTCGGGTTAGCATTATAAACATCAGATAGAATATCCGCACCATTTGCTGCCTTTTTCCACTCTGTCCGATTTTTTGTTAATTGGACTGACTCCAAAGCCTCAACAATATCTTCATCAGAGACAGCTAATAATTTTCCGACATAAGCCGCTATCATGGCATTGGTTGCATTGTATTTACCTGATAATGGTAGGGTTACTGCTTGATCAAGGACATTGGTTGTAAATGTTAAGGAATTTTTATCTTCTTTGATATCCTTAACAAATATTTCTTCTCCTTCACCAAATCGAATCACCATTTGGTTATCAGGTAGGTAAGGATCTATAATCGGATCTCCAGGTGCAAGTAGAATTCCATGAGAATCCATGCCATCAACAATTTGCATTTTTCCTTGAGCAATCTTTTCGCGTGAGCCAAAGAATTCTAGATGTGCTTCTGCGACGATTGTTAAAACAGCAATACGAGGTTGAGCAATCTCTGATAATAAATGGATATCACCCATATGATCTTGTCCCATTTCAAGCACAACTTTTTCAGTTTCATCAGGCATATGTAAAACAGTATAAGGTAAACCAATCTCATTGTTATAGTTACCTTGTGTCTTATAAGTTTTATAAGTAGTAGCAAGTACTGCTTCAATCATATCTTTTGTACTGGTTTTTCCATTAGATCCAGTTACGGCAATGACATCCAGACGCATTTTTTCAATATAATATTTTGCTAATGTTTGATAGGCATGTAAACAATCATTTACCAATAAATAAGGTTTCCCCTCAATAGGATGCTCAGAAAAAGTGGCCGCTGCTCCTTTTTCAAAAGCCAGTTCAATAAAGTCATGACCATCTCTTTCACCTTTTAAAGGTAAAAAAAGGTCGCCTTTTACAATTTTCCGGCTGTCAAATTCAATTTGATTCAGAGGAACGTCGTCAAATTCAGAAAGTGAATTTTGAGCCTCCACAACTTTTGCAATTTCATGTAATGATAGTTTCATCTTATATCCTTCTTAATCGAATCGTCCAAATAGACTTTCCTAATATTATACCATATTTTTTATTAAAAAATTAGCATTTTCAATTCCTGTCACTTATGATATAATTTTCTCAGTTCCTTGTAATTAATTACAGAAACTACAGAGTAGGTGATTTGCGTCAAGTGTATGTGAATGGGATGTCGTCACATAAGGAAGCCAAATGCGCGGTAAATCATTGCATCCGCTGTTATTAAATTAACAGCTCCAAAAAATTCAAAGGAGCAACAATGAATACTTATTTTCATAATCCAAAACTAACACCTCAAAGGTTAGTTTCCTTGGCTATGTTAATTGCACTTTCAGTAATCGTCAGTAAGTTTGCTTTGCCAATTATTCCAAAACAATTGGTAGTTAGTTTAACATTTATTGTCAATTCTGTAATTGGGATGATAGCTGGTCCGATTTGGGGATTTATTTCTCTTGGCTTAATCGATGTTGTCGATAACTTGTCCAGTGGTAGTGGTGACTTTATTATCTGGTGGACATTGATGGAGGCTATTCAAGGATTCTTTTATGGTCTATTTTTCTATCGTAGACCTCTAGACACTAAGAAAAAATTCGACTGGTTATATGTAACAATTGCAACAATTGTTATCATGTTAATTGGAACCTTTATTTTAACGCCATTACTAATCCAAATTTACTATGGAGTGCCATTTTGGGCACAGTTTATTGCTGGTCGATGGCTCAAAATATTTGAAATTCCACTTCGCGTAGTCATTACTATGGCTGTTTTACCAGCAATTCAGAAGATTCCTGAATTAAAGAAATTATCAACTACATAAAAAGAAGAGAGTTCCATCCCTACTCTCTTCTTTTTTATGCTTATATTAAATGACTTTCACGTTTTTCAAACATTTCTATTGCTAGTTTGACTAACTCTTCAATTAAATCTGAGTATACAAGTCCCATATTTTCCCAAAGTAATGGATACATCGACCATTGGGTAAATCCTGGCATAGTATTTAATTCGTTGAGATACATGTGACCATCTTCAGTCAAAAAGAAATCACAACGAGATAGTCCGCAACCTCCTAGTGCTTTAAAAGCAGCTTCTGCATAGGCTCTCATCTCTTTAACGATTTCTGAATCAATCTCCGCGGGAATCGCCATTGTAATTTTGTTGTCGATGTATTTTGCTTGATAGTCATAAAAAGCAACATCTTTAACAACTTCACCAGGGAAAGTTGACTTGACCGAATTATTTCCAAGCAAACCTACCTCGATCTCACGCGCAACAACACCTTGCTCAATAAGAATACGGCTGTCATATTTCAGTGCCAAGCCAATAGCTTCTTTTAATTCCATTTCAGTTTCCGCTTTAGAGATTCCTACTGAAGAACCCATATTGGCCGGTTTAACAAAAATTGGGAATTGTAATTTTTCCATTGTTTCTGACATACAAGCATCTAAATCATTACCTTCAATATAGACTGTAAAAGCTACTTGTGGAATACCTGCTGATGCAAGAACATGTTTGGTTGTAATTTTATCCATTGCCACACTTGAAGATAAAATATTTGTTCCAACATATGGCATTTTTAAGACTTCAAGAAATCCTTGAATTGAACCATCTTCTCCCATTGGACCATGGAGTACTGGGAACACAACTGCATTTTCTTCATAAATATCACTTGCTTTAATAAGTTGTGATTGCTCAATACTTTGATTAGTCATTAATTTTTCGTTATCATCTGGTTTTTGACTTAATTCTTGCGTTTTATAAAAATCACCTACTTGTGAAATGAAATATGTTTTTACGAAGAATTTGTCATAATTGATAGCTCTCATTACGCTTTCTGCTGATAACACAGAAACTTCGCGTTCAGCAGAACGACCGCCATAGAGTAAAACAAGGGTTTGCTTAGACATTATTATACTTCCAATCTGATTAATTTCTCCTAATTATATCAGAAAATGTAAGGCATTTCAAAAACTCTTAAAAATTTCAAAAACAAAAAAACAAGAAATGATTTTCTTGTTTTTTTAAAGTTCTGTTCTGTTTTCGATAGCTCGCAGTAAAGTAACTTCATCTGCATATTCGATATCGGACCCTACTGCTAATCCTCTAGCCAACCGCGTAACTTTTATTCCGGCTGGCTTAAGTACACGGGAAATATACATAGAAGTCGCTTCGCCATCAGCAGTTGCATTTGTAGCAACGATAACCTCATTAACTTTCCCATCCATTAGTCGCGTAATTAAAGGTTTTAAATTGATATTATCCGGACCAACACCATTCATTGGTGAAATTAGACCATGAAGAACATGATATAACCCATGATATTCTTGAATCTTTTCCATAGCTGAAACATCTTTTGATTCTTCAACAACAAGAATAATTTCTTGGTTACGATTTGGGTCGGTACAGATTCCACAAGGATCATCATCTGTTAAATTTCCACAAATAGAGCAGTAAGTTAATTCACGTTTTGCTGCTAATAAATTTTTGGCAAAATCATTGACATCTTCATCACTCATTCCAATTGTATAAAATGCTAAACGAGTTGCTGTTTTAATACCAATTCCTGGTAACTTTGAATAACTATCAATTAATTTTGCTATTGGTGTGGGATATAACACTTGCTAGCTCCTTTTTATTTTTTATACTTGTTTAGATAATCTGAAATAATATCACGCGCCATATATTGGTGTGACTTTGTCAGTGAATCTGAGGCATGCGGATACATGATGGCAACTGCAATTTGCGGATCTTGACTTGGTCCATAGGCTACAACATTTAAATTATAGGTACCAACAGTGTTCCCATTATCATCTTTAACATACGTTTCAGCTGTACCTGTTTTGGCACTAATTGAAACATTTGTTCCAACTAATCCTTTACCAGTCGCAAAGCCACTTGAACTATTTACAACTTGATAAAATCCTTCTTGGATGATTGCCATTTCTTGATCTGAGATATTGACTTTATTTAATTCTTTGCCAGTTATTGTATTGTTTAATCGACCTAAATTATCTTTTTCGCTTTTAGCTGGATCAGTCGTATCCTCATAGATACCATCGACTAAATGCGGAGCGATTCTTTTACCACCATTAGCAACTGTTGAAACATATTGGGCCAATTGCATTGTTGTATAGTTATCATACTGACCAAAAGCTTCTGTAATTACATTTGAAACCGTATAGTCTTTGGTTAAAAATCCTAATGACTCACCTGGTAAATCGATTCCCGTACTTGTTCCAAGACCAAATTCTGCATAGGTCTTACGAAGCTGAGACATTGCTGTTTTCATCCCATCAGTCATCAAGGCCATACCTGTGTGATACTCCTGACCCATCATTTTTAAAGCCACTTGTACCATATATGTATTTGATGAATATTCTAAGGCTTGGACTGCAGATATATTTTGTTGACCAGCTGTAAACCATGAATTTATAGGTTTTGAATTACCAAATTGGATTGGTTGATCGGTTAATATTTGATTTCCTGAAATCACACCATTTTCCCAACCAGATGCCAAGGTTGCACCTTTGACAACAGATCCTGGTGTAAAGACATTGGTAATAGTTCCGAGGGCATCTTTTTGTAATTGATTGGTATCCCTATCATGCACCAATCCGGTCATAGCAAGTACGGATCCTGTTTGCGGATTGATTGCAACAGCATAAGCACCTTCGGAATATTTCCCAGACCCTGAAGCTATTTCAGCCTGCAGATGTTTTTTGACAATATTATCAACATCTTTTTGAAAATCTAAGGAAATTGACAGTTTAATATTTTTACCAACTTGTCCTTTGTGTTTGATTTTATTGGAAATAATTTTACCAGATTTATTTGTTTTAATTTGTCTTATTTCATGTTGCCCTTGAAGGATATCTTCATATGCTTTTTCAAGATATGAAGTACCAACTCGATCATCTAAGGAATAGCCCTTTTTGATATAGCTGTCTGCTTCTTCTTGAGGAAGTCCAGCTTCTCGACTGGAAACTTTACCAATAATCGACGTTAAACTAGCA encodes:
- a CDS encoding D-alanine--D-alanine ligase, with the translated sequence MSKQTLVLLYGGRSAEREVSVLSAESVMRAINYDKFFVKTYFISQVGDFYKTQELSQKPDDNEKLMTNQSIEQSQLIKASDIYEENAVVFPVLHGPMGEDGSIQGFLEVLKMPYVGTNILSSSVAMDKITTKHVLASAGIPQVAFTVYIEGNDLDACMSETMEKLQFPIFVKPANMGSSVGISKAETEMELKEAIGLALKYDSRILIEQGVVAREIEVGLLGNNSVKSTFPGEVVKDVAFYDYQAKYIDNKITMAIPAEIDSEIVKEMRAYAEAAFKALGGCGLSRCDFFLTEDGHMYLNELNTMPGFTQWSMYPLLWENMGLVYSDLIEELVKLAIEMFEKRESHLI
- the recR gene encoding recombination mediator RecR; translated protein: MLYPTPIAKLIDSYSKLPGIGIKTATRLAFYTIGMSDEDVNDFAKNLLAAKRELTYCSICGNLTDDDPCGICTDPNRNQEIILVVEESKDVSAMEKIQEYHGLYHVLHGLISPMNGVGPDNINLKPLITRLMDGKVNEVIVATNATADGEATSMYISRVLKPAGIKVTRLARGLAVGSDIEYADEVTLLRAIENRTEL
- the pbp2b gene encoding penicillin-binding protein PBP2B, with protein sequence MVIKEKFESKTISKKTASITNRIHILFLIIVLLFTALILRLAVMQIQNKAFYDAKLKSSTVYNIKTSNPRGKIFDRDGKILVSNDIKDVVSFTRSPKISTKEMKQLVKDLAGYVDYPEAKVSKRAKIDFYLADPEIYAKVVEKLPQKKKFDNYGNGLKESQVYNNAVDSITESELNYSKEDLKEIAIFNQMNSVATFDTITLKTQDLSEEEIAYLIANKSKLPGISVATDWNRKIEDASLTSIIGKVSSREAGLPQEEADSYIKKGYSLDDRVGTSYLEKAYEDILQGQHEIRQIKTNKSGKIISNKIKHKGQVGKNIKLSISLDFQKDVDNIVKKHLQAEIASGSGKYSEGAYAVAINPQTGSVLAMTGLVHDRDTNQLQKDALGTITNVFTPGSVVKGATLASGWENGVISGNQILTDQPIQFGNSKPINSWFTAGQQNISAVQALEYSSNTYMVQVALKMMGQEYHTGMALMTDGMKTAMSQLRKTYAEFGLGTSTGIDLPGESLGFLTKDYTVSNVITEAFGQYDNYTTMQLAQYVSTVANGGKRIAPHLVDGIYEDTTDPAKSEKDNLGRLNNTITGKELNKVNISDQEMAIIQEGFYQVVNSSSGFATGKGLVGTNVSISAKTGTAETYVKDDNGNTVGTYNLNVVAYGPSQDPQIAVAIMYPHASDSLTKSHQYMARDIISDYLNKYKK